In Miscanthus floridulus cultivar M001 chromosome 5, ASM1932011v1, whole genome shotgun sequence, one genomic interval encodes:
- the LOC136453621 gene encoding bZIP transcription factor ABI5 homolog, with protein MASENVKALDEQEVTSQQRDQGARARTSAAAAAEEQQVVDPLARQSSIMSLTLEELQNSLCEPGRNFGSMNMDEFMANIWNAEEFQAATGTGGCSKEGTERETMMMPVATAGAGENGAGGGSGLVRQGSFALPPPLSRKTVEEVWAEINQDPADSQANANAAPQAVVQPQMGSGGGGVAASGRQVTLGEMTLEDFLVKAGVVRGAFAGHGPQAVGMVPAGPMGMQHAAPMMYQVAAPVPPNAVYPVMGDGMGYHNGYPGGMAVVPPPSPSQCVAAAAVSPGSSDGMSAMTQAEMMNCIGNGGMVRNGGGGARKRDSPEDGCTEKTVERRQRRMIKNRESAARSRARKQAYTVELEAELNHLKEENERLRAEEMTILLSKKKMLVEKMMDQARENVSAKKGGRGLRRWGSAMW; from the exons ATGGCGTCGGAGAACGTGAAGGCCCTCGACGAGCAGGAGGTCACCTCGCAGCAGCGCGACCAGGGCGCTCGCGCCCggaccagcgccgccgccgccgccgaggagcaGCAGGTGGTGGATCCGCTGGCGCGGCAGTCGTCCATCATGTCGCTGACGCTGGAGGAGCTGCAGAACTCGCTGTGCGAGCCGGGGCGCAACTTCGGGTCCATGAACATGGACGAGTTCATGGCCAACATATGGAACGCCGAGGAGTTCCAGGCCGCCACCGGCACCGGCGGATGCAGCAAGGAGGGCACGGAGCGGGAGACGATGATGATGCCCGTGGCGACGGCGGGGGCAGGTGAGAACGGAGCAGGAGGAGGGAGCGGGTTGGTTCGGCAGGGGTCGttcgcgctgccgccgccgctgtcccGGAAGACGGTGGAGGAGGTCTGGGCCGAGATCAACCAGGACCCGGCGGATTCGCAGGCCAACGCCAACGCGGCGCCGCAGGCCGTGGTGCAGCCCCAGATGGggagcggtggcggtggcgtcgcGGCCAGCGGGCGGCAAGTGACGCTGGGCGAAATGACGCTGGAGGACTTCCTGGTGAAGGCCGGCGTCGTGCGGGGAGCCTTCGCCGGCCACGGCCCCCAGGCCGTCGGCATGGTCCCGGCCGGGCCGATGGGCATGCAGCACGCGGCTCCCATGATGTACCAAGTGGCGGCGCCGGTGCCGCCCAACGCCGTGTACCCGGTGATGGGCGACGGCATGGGGTACCACAACGGGTACCCTGGGGGCATGGCGGTGGTGCCGCCTCCGTCGCCGTCTCAGTGCGTGGCGGCCGCCGCCGTGAGCCCGGGGTCGTCGGACGGGATGAGCGCCATGACGCAGGCGGAGATGATGAACTGCATTGGCAACGGAGGCATGGTccggaacggcggcggcggcgcgcggaaGCGCGACTCCCCCGAGGACGGGTGCACCGAGAAGACCGTggagcggcggcagcggcgcatgATCAAGAACCGTGAATCCGCGGCCCGGTCACGCGCCAGGAAGCAG GCATATACCGTGGAGCTTGAGGCTGAACTGAACCATCTCAAGGAGGAGAACGAGCGCCTCAGAGCAGAGGAG ATGACAATTCTGCTATCGAAGAAAAAGATG ctggtggagaagatgatggaTCAGGCAAGGGAGAATGTGAGCGCCAAGAAGGGCGGTCGCGGGCTGCGCCGCTGGGGCAGCGCCATGTGGTGA